The Actinomyces sp. oral taxon 414 genome has a segment encoding these proteins:
- the pip gene encoding prolyl aminopeptidase: MEETQTGAAAPPPRPPRGFYPPIEPYETGLLDVGDGQRVYWECCGNPRGIPAVFVHGGPGGGCAPDHRRLFDPERYRIVLFDQRGCGRSLPRARESGTDLSTNTTWALVADMERLREHLGIEAWLVFGGSWGSTLSLAYAQTHPGRVLALVLRGVFTLSRRELEWFYEGAGADMIYPDEWEAFVAAAGEGVGPGGFIERYHELLASPDPAVHGPAAIAWTTWEAATSTLLRDQPHVDAARDLSWALDFARIENHFFRHAGWMEDGALIRGARVLAEHAIPGVIVQGRYDVVCPMGTAWALHRAWPQAELRISPASGHAYNEPETLDRLIEATDRLALDLVRGGAS, encoded by the coding sequence ATGGAGGAGACACAGACCGGCGCCGCCGCGCCCCCGCCCCGTCCGCCGCGCGGCTTCTACCCGCCCATCGAGCCCTACGAGACCGGCCTGCTCGACGTCGGGGACGGCCAGCGGGTCTACTGGGAGTGCTGCGGCAACCCGCGGGGCATCCCCGCCGTCTTCGTCCACGGCGGTCCCGGCGGCGGCTGCGCCCCCGACCACCGGCGGCTCTTCGACCCCGAGCGCTACCGCATCGTCCTGTTCGACCAGCGCGGCTGCGGCCGCTCCCTGCCCCGCGCCCGGGAGTCCGGGACGGACCTGTCGACCAATACGACGTGGGCGCTCGTGGCCGACATGGAGCGCCTGCGCGAGCACCTGGGCATCGAGGCCTGGCTCGTCTTCGGCGGCTCCTGGGGCTCGACCCTCTCCCTGGCCTACGCCCAGACCCACCCCGGGAGGGTCCTCGCCCTGGTTCTGCGGGGCGTGTTCACCCTGAGCAGGCGCGAGCTCGAGTGGTTCTACGAGGGCGCCGGGGCGGACATGATCTACCCCGACGAGTGGGAGGCCTTCGTGGCCGCCGCGGGCGAGGGCGTCGGCCCGGGCGGCTTCATCGAGCGCTACCACGAGCTGCTCGCCAGCCCCGACCCGGCCGTCCACGGCCCCGCGGCGATCGCCTGGACCACGTGGGAGGCCGCCACCTCCACGCTCCTGCGCGACCAGCCCCACGTCGACGCGGCCCGGGACCTCTCCTGGGCCCTGGACTTCGCCCGCATTGAGAACCACTTCTTCCGCCACGCCGGGTGGATGGAGGACGGGGCGCTCATCCGCGGCGCCCGCGTCCTGGCCGAGCACGCCATTCCGGGCGTGATCGTCCAGGGCCGCTACGACGTCGTCTGCCCCATGGGCACCGCCTGGGCGCTGCACCGCGCCTGGCCGCAGGCCGAGCTGCGCATCAGCCCCGCCTCCGGGCACGCCTACAACGAGCCCGAGACCCTGGACCGCCTCATCGAGGCCACCGACCGCCTGGCGCTCGACCTGGTACGCGGCGGCGCCTCATGA